One Salvia splendens isolate huo1 chromosome 22, SspV2, whole genome shotgun sequence DNA segment encodes these proteins:
- the LOC121785830 gene encoding uncharacterized protein LOC121785830: MEIDFLGLNSPKYKLEQGNLKNPILDTAGGVEISLSLSTSSSLNFSDLQKKKWEYSACDQNPSLLVVAPPAFRPPAAAGFLYDLNDATPNLRDIISQSAETNVYIAPTCISTVGRTPTVAMARRATLARFLEKRLHRMNQARASHLMRSATTIHNKKSNDLKTR; encoded by the exons ATGGAGATAGACTTTCTGGGTTTGAATTCTCCCAAGTACAAATTGGAGCAGGGGAATCTCAAGAATCCAATCTTAGATACAG CTGGAGGTGTTGAGATATCTTTGTCTCTCAGTACAAGTTCTTCCCTCAATTTCTCCGAT TTACAGAAGAAGAAATGGGAATATTCAGCTTGTGATCAGAATCCTAGCCTACTTGTGGTTGCGCCGCCTGCTTTCCGCCCTCCTGCCGCCGCCGGATTTCTCTACGACCTCAATGATGCCACCCCCAATTTAAG GGACATCATATCCCAGTCGGCTGAAACTAATGTCTATATTGCACCCACCTGCATCTCTACAGTAG GTCGTACTCCAACTGTGGCGATGGCTCGACGAGCAACCTTGGCCAGATTCTTGGAGAAGCGGCTGCACCG AATGAATCAAGCTAGAGCATCTCACTTGATGAGGAGTGCCACCACCATCCACAACAAGAAGAGCAACGACCTCAAAACAAGATGA